A single window of Salvia splendens isolate huo1 chromosome 8, SspV2, whole genome shotgun sequence DNA harbors:
- the LOC121745770 gene encoding uncharacterized protein LOC121745770: MEQNLPIIAKKLFKIVKVLYFMLRKGISKGKLLANLSMLMKRGKIAGKAAIHSLMPHHHHRDRHLEYEFSWAKTSAHKRKKQCRPTEEELMKAAVEMFHSATASPALPGFGQSPMVRQLRITDSPFPLRNDEEDNRVDEAAEEFITRFYKDLRQQNCASYS; this comes from the coding sequence ATGGAGCAAAATCTACCAATCATAGCCAAGAAGTTGttcaaaatagtaaaagtgcTATATTTCATGTTGAGAAAAGGCATTTCAAAGGGGAAACTATTAGCCAATCTCAGCATGCTGATGAAGCGTGGCAAGATCGCCGGCAAAGCCGCCATCCACAGCCTCAtgccccaccaccaccaccgcgaCCGCCACCTAGAATACGAGTTCAGCTGGGCCAAAACCTCCGCGCACAAGCGGAAGAAGCAGTGCCGCCCCACCGAGGAAGAGCTAATGAAGGCCGCGGTCGAGATGTTCCACAGCGCCACTGCCTCGCCGGCTCTGCCAGGCTTCGGCCAGAGCCCGATGGTGAGGCAGCTGAGGATTACCGATTCACCGTTTCCGTTGAGAAACGACGAAGAAGATAATCGCGTAGATGAAGCTGCTGAAGAGTTTATTACAAGATTCTATAAGGATTTGAGGCAGCAAAATTGTGCCTCTTATTCTTGA